One genomic region from Chthonomonas calidirosea T49 encodes:
- a CDS encoding DUF5060 domain-containing protein — protein MNRSQKNIALLIGALCLCCFPLTAKAIALKAATPNRTEVPCYEKYELTLDLHTDAKNPFDPDEIDVEADFTGPQGLHFRVPGFLYQPFTTRMQGNEEQMVPTGAPVWMVRFAPNRVGRWTCRISAHDASGTVVLPLLHFTCVPSSSPGFIRRDPHNPFLFAYSNGKPYFPVGEDMCWAGSGGSTEFNRWLADLSAHGGNWIRLWMFHWHHTDIEWSGPPPGEGEDRFIGTHGLGYYALDNAWMVDRILDLAAKYHVNVMLCLGTYGEFTTGGYFNEGMWAQNPYNAANGGPCQKPDDFWTNPIAQKYYQQRLRYLAARYGWRTNLFGWEFWNEANPPASWVQMMGDYLKGMGPDAGHPADPYRHLVSTTYGNPAIWQLPEVDFTMTHNYGTGNIPDWAPVVHTDALENRKYGKPHFMAEFGIDWRSSDAKYDPEGKGVNLHNALWSSIVSGDAATAMIWWWNNYVAPKHLYSLFDAPAKFIASVPWQEGTWQPANCDQPQTLGQKPVFYDAVFTPQLGWERSAENFTLTSAGTVIGGALPTYLFSPGKPDLRSVPTFHVHFSRPGRFVLHIYQVSNFANLRVLLDGKPVAEFDLPAAPPKNGQKPEYKETQFEPQYNIYLATYDKDYGIEVPAGDHTITLDVVDGDWLSLHSMILTNYLDGHYAPLDCYALTNGKMALLWVQNKAYNWLNVYENHPIPPVEATTTVLHGLPNGRYQVQWWDTITGKITGTTEVLCHDGRLSLSLPSIATDRAAKILPLNTTAHR, from the coding sequence ATGAACCGATCGCAAAAGAATATAGCTTTGCTCATAGGGGCTTTATGCCTCTGCTGCTTCCCGCTCACTGCCAAAGCCATTGCGTTGAAGGCAGCGACGCCTAACCGCACCGAGGTGCCTTGTTATGAAAAGTATGAGCTAACACTCGACCTTCATACCGACGCTAAAAACCCTTTCGACCCCGATGAGATCGATGTAGAGGCCGATTTCACAGGGCCGCAAGGTCTGCATTTCCGTGTGCCCGGTTTTCTCTACCAGCCCTTTACCACCCGAATGCAGGGGAATGAAGAGCAGATGGTGCCCACCGGCGCTCCTGTGTGGATGGTGCGTTTTGCACCGAACCGTGTGGGACGGTGGACCTGCCGAATCTCCGCGCACGATGCCTCGGGCACGGTCGTCCTGCCGTTGCTTCACTTTACCTGCGTGCCCTCAAGCTCGCCGGGATTCATCCGCCGCGATCCGCACAATCCTTTTCTCTTTGCCTACTCCAACGGCAAGCCCTATTTCCCTGTGGGAGAGGACATGTGCTGGGCGGGTTCTGGCGGTTCCACCGAGTTTAACCGCTGGCTGGCCGATCTTAGCGCCCATGGAGGGAACTGGATTCGGCTTTGGATGTTTCATTGGCATCATACCGACATCGAATGGAGCGGCCCGCCGCCAGGAGAGGGGGAGGATCGTTTTATAGGAACGCACGGTTTGGGCTACTACGCGCTCGATAACGCCTGGATGGTGGATAGAATTCTCGATCTGGCTGCGAAGTACCATGTGAACGTCATGCTCTGCTTGGGCACCTATGGCGAGTTCACAACCGGAGGCTACTTTAATGAAGGCATGTGGGCCCAAAACCCCTACAACGCTGCCAACGGCGGCCCCTGTCAAAAACCAGACGACTTTTGGACCAACCCCATAGCACAAAAGTACTATCAGCAGCGCTTGCGCTATCTAGCGGCACGCTACGGTTGGCGAACGAATCTCTTCGGATGGGAGTTTTGGAACGAGGCCAACCCACCCGCCAGCTGGGTGCAGATGATGGGCGATTATCTCAAAGGAATGGGACCCGACGCAGGCCACCCCGCCGATCCCTACCGTCATCTCGTTAGCACCACCTACGGAAACCCGGCCATCTGGCAGCTGCCGGAAGTGGATTTTACAATGACGCATAACTACGGCACCGGAAATATCCCCGATTGGGCGCCGGTGGTACATACGGACGCCCTTGAAAATCGAAAATACGGCAAACCGCATTTTATGGCCGAGTTCGGCATAGACTGGCGATCGTCTGATGCAAAATACGACCCAGAAGGCAAAGGAGTAAACCTCCACAACGCGCTATGGTCTTCCATCGTATCTGGCGACGCCGCTACCGCCATGATCTGGTGGTGGAACAATTATGTTGCCCCGAAGCACCTCTACTCTCTGTTCGACGCGCCCGCCAAGTTCATCGCTTCGGTACCGTGGCAAGAGGGCACTTGGCAGCCAGCAAATTGCGATCAACCACAAACATTGGGACAAAAGCCCGTTTTTTACGATGCCGTCTTCACGCCGCAACTTGGTTGGGAACGTTCAGCGGAGAACTTTACGCTGACATCGGCAGGCACGGTGATAGGGGGCGCCTTGCCAACGTATCTCTTTAGCCCAGGTAAGCCCGATCTACGAAGCGTTCCCACCTTCCATGTGCATTTCAGCCGGCCGGGGCGATTCGTCCTTCACATCTACCAAGTTTCCAATTTCGCCAATCTACGCGTGCTCCTCGATGGCAAACCCGTGGCGGAGTTCGATCTACCTGCTGCCCCGCCCAAAAACGGACAAAAGCCAGAGTATAAGGAGACGCAGTTTGAGCCTCAGTACAACATCTATTTGGCCACTTACGACAAAGACTACGGTATCGAGGTGCCTGCCGGAGATCATACGATTACTCTGGACGTTGTGGATGGTGACTGGCTAAGCCTCCACTCCATGATACTGACCAACTACCTCGATGGGCACTATGCCCCGCTAGATTGCTATGCGCTTACCAACGGCAAAATGGCGCTGCTATGGGTTCAGAACAAGGCCTATAACTGGTTGAACGTCT